One genomic window of Roseobacter ponti includes the following:
- the trpB gene encoding tryptophan synthase subunit beta, with translation MANDLFNSFMTGPDENGRFGDFGGRFVSETLMPLILELEEQYEKAKTDESFWAEMHDLWTHYVGRPSPLYHAERLTEHLGGAKIYMKRDELNHTGAHKINNVLGQIILARRMGKTRIIAETGAGQHGVATATVCAKFGLKCIVYMGAHDVERQAPNVFRMKLLGAEVVPVTSGRGTLKDAMNDALRDWVTNVRDTFYCIGTVAGPHPYPAMVRDFQSIIGKEVREQMNAAEGRLPDTLIAAIGGGSNAMGLFYPFLDDKEVGIIGVEAGGKGVNEKMEHCASLTGGRPGVLHGNRTYLLQDDDGQILEGFSISAGLDYPGIGPEHAWLHDIGRAEYVAITDREALKAFQVCCELEGIIPALEPSHALAHVMKIAPDLPGDHIICMNMCGRGDKDIFTVARALGFDMDGPEGRSVQ, from the coding sequence CTTTTCAACTCCTTCATGACCGGTCCGGATGAAAACGGCCGCTTTGGTGATTTCGGCGGACGGTTTGTCTCCGAGACGCTGATGCCGCTCATTCTGGAGCTTGAAGAGCAATACGAAAAAGCCAAAACTGACGAAAGCTTCTGGGCGGAAATGCATGATCTGTGGACCCATTACGTCGGCCGCCCCAGCCCCCTTTACCACGCTGAGCGTCTCACAGAGCACCTTGGTGGTGCGAAAATCTATATGAAGCGTGACGAACTCAACCACACCGGCGCGCATAAGATCAATAATGTGCTGGGCCAGATTATTCTGGCCCGCCGCATGGGTAAAACACGTATCATCGCGGAAACCGGCGCGGGACAGCACGGCGTGGCCACGGCCACGGTCTGTGCGAAATTCGGCCTGAAATGCATTGTTTATATGGGCGCGCATGACGTCGAGCGTCAGGCCCCCAACGTTTTCCGCATGAAACTGCTGGGCGCCGAAGTTGTGCCCGTGACCTCAGGGCGCGGCACTCTTAAGGACGCGATGAACGATGCGCTGCGGGACTGGGTGACCAATGTGCGCGATACTTTTTACTGCATCGGCACCGTTGCCGGCCCGCACCCCTATCCTGCGATGGTGCGCGATTTTCAATCGATCATCGGCAAAGAGGTCCGCGAACAGATGAACGCCGCCGAGGGCCGGCTGCCGGATACCCTGATTGCGGCGATTGGTGGGGGGTCCAATGCGATGGGGCTCTTCTATCCGTTTCTTGACGACAAAGAGGTCGGGATCATCGGCGTCGAAGCCGGCGGCAAGGGCGTGAACGAAAAGATGGAGCACTGCGCATCACTGACCGGCGGGCGCCCTGGCGTGCTGCACGGCAACCGCACCTATCTTCTGCAGGACGACGACGGGCAGATCCTCGAAGGGTTCTCGATCTCCGCAGGGCTAGACTATCCGGGCATCGGGCCGGAACACGCCTGGCTGCACGACATCGGGCGCGCAGAATATGTGGCGATCACTGACCGCGAAGCGCTGAAGGCTTTCCAGGTCTGCTGTGAGCTTGAAGGGATCATCCCGGCGCTTGAGCCCAGCCACGCACTCGCCCATGTCATGAAGATCGCACCGGATCTGCCGGGCGATCACATCATCTGCATGAACATGTGCGGCCGCGGTGACAAAGACATCTTTACCGTTGCCCGTGCCCTGGGCTTTGACATGGACGGCCCCGAAGGGCGCAGCGTCCAGTAA
- a CDS encoding DUF2237 family protein, producing MEKDESINVLGEPLAVCGTDPVTGFFRDGSCNTCAADQGSHTVCAVLTAEFLAYSKYVGNDLSTPRPEYGFAGLNPGDAWCLCAARFLQAHDEGCAPQINLEATHARALDIVPLEVLRKYAA from the coding sequence ATGGAAAAGGACGAAAGCATAAATGTTCTGGGCGAGCCCCTGGCGGTTTGTGGCACGGATCCTGTGACCGGGTTTTTCCGGGACGGGTCATGCAATACCTGTGCCGCCGATCAGGGCAGCCATACCGTTTGTGCCGTGCTGACCGCGGAATTTCTGGCCTATTCCAAATATGTCGGCAACGATCTGAGCACGCCGCGCCCGGAGTACGGGTTTGCCGGACTGAACCCGGGCGACGCCTGGTGTCTTTGCGCGGCCCGCTTCCTGCAGGCGCATGACGAAGGATGTGCGCCACAGATTAATCTTGAGGCCACCCATGCACGTGCGCTCGACATCGTCCCTCTGGAAGTGCTCCGAAAATACGCGGCCTGA
- a CDS encoding site-2 protease family protein, which yields MTGSDKPIYEFRGPFGVPVQIQPGILLLFLIFLSVSGSPSDLIYDLIFVSLLVLSIFLHEVGHAWGCLIQGIPVRRIVLHAGGGFCEHNRSPSPYENELIVAMGPIVNLAIWALASMTWPLFGNGDLSWCVWVLGYINLFLAVLNLLPVHPLDGGKLFELALMRVLPPQTAHRISGGVGFVIALAWIPAMILCFFTLGLVLFFIPSVRAHWEMMRGEDLRRRT from the coding sequence GTGACCGGATCAGATAAACCGATTTACGAGTTCCGGGGGCCGTTTGGTGTGCCGGTACAGATTCAGCCCGGCATATTGCTGCTGTTTCTGATTTTCCTGTCGGTCAGCGGGTCACCGTCAGACCTGATATATGATCTGATTTTCGTAAGCCTCCTGGTCCTGTCGATTTTTCTGCATGAGGTCGGACACGCTTGGGGGTGTCTCATCCAGGGCATCCCGGTGCGCCGGATCGTGCTGCATGCAGGTGGCGGATTCTGCGAACACAATCGCTCACCTTCGCCCTATGAGAACGAACTGATCGTGGCAATGGGACCGATTGTGAATCTGGCAATCTGGGCGCTGGCCTCGATGACCTGGCCGCTTTTCGGCAACGGTGATCTGAGCTGGTGCGTCTGGGTGCTGGGCTACATCAATCTTTTTCTGGCCGTGCTCAATCTGCTGCCGGTGCATCCGCTCGACGGTGGCAAGCTTTTTGAGCTTGCACTGATGCGCGTCCTGCCGCCACAGACAGCCCACCGGATCTCCGGCGGCGTCGGATTTGTGATCGCGCTGGCCTGGATCCCGGCAATGATCCTGTGCTTTTTCACCCTGGGACTGGTGCTCTTTTTCATTCCCTCAGTGCGCGCGCACTGGGAGATGATGCGCGGCGAGGACCTGCGACGCCGCACCTGA